One genomic segment of Nitrospira sp. includes these proteins:
- a CDS encoding MFS transporter produces MSEHLSRSKEVEGGGEQDRRGWYLIRTRNFGLLWWGQMTSQIGEGLNKVALLWFVYTLTGSALKMTIVGLLQTVPPLLFGPVIGVFLDRLPKKIVMVWVDLIRTVMTFLIPALFALDLLSLEGLYVLIFLTSIVSTIFGPALVSAVPRLVRPSELVTANALIQGTNNIGLLLGPAISGVLIAMIGAENVLYVNSATFFISALCLIPMRFHETLKIAEEACSISASVLDDLKVGFRFVFGTQSTVFLLVIISALYNLGASAFVFILPVYAKEFLQVGPVQLGWLWSGLGVGMLAVSTWLAWRYHGDLHSRLRLIVRGMTVGGLAVCSLSLLETPLVAAAVVIVVGGSTAVMNPVVWTLLQEATPAHLMGRVLTTFSTGSMAAAMAGMTGFGWIADAVGPAQSLIGLGLVLLLTAAVALRFMRQAVTCFSA; encoded by the coding sequence ATGAGCGAACACTTATCCAGGAGCAAGGAAGTGGAAGGTGGCGGTGAACAGGATAGACGGGGTTGGTATCTGATCCGCACCCGGAACTTTGGGTTGCTCTGGTGGGGTCAAATGACCTCTCAAATTGGAGAAGGTCTCAATAAAGTCGCTTTACTCTGGTTCGTGTATACCCTCACCGGGTCGGCCCTCAAAATGACGATCGTCGGATTGCTCCAAACCGTTCCGCCTTTGCTGTTCGGTCCAGTGATCGGAGTTTTTCTTGATCGCCTGCCGAAGAAGATCGTGATGGTCTGGGTAGACTTGATTCGCACCGTCATGACCTTTCTCATCCCGGCTTTATTCGCTCTCGACCTCCTCTCTCTAGAAGGCTTGTATGTCTTGATCTTCTTGACATCGATCGTCTCGACCATCTTTGGACCGGCCTTGGTGTCGGCTGTCCCGCGCTTGGTCCGTCCGTCTGAATTGGTGACGGCGAATGCCTTGATCCAAGGCACGAATAACATTGGGTTGTTGCTGGGGCCGGCAATCAGTGGCGTGCTCATCGCGATGATAGGCGCGGAGAATGTCTTGTATGTAAATTCGGCCACCTTCTTCATATCGGCCCTTTGTCTCATCCCTATGCGGTTTCATGAAACGCTCAAGATTGCCGAAGAGGCCTGTAGCATATCCGCCTCCGTACTCGACGACCTAAAAGTAGGATTTCGATTTGTCTTCGGCACGCAATCTACGGTTTTTCTTCTGGTCATAATCTCGGCTTTGTACAACCTGGGTGCGAGCGCCTTTGTTTTTATTCTGCCGGTGTATGCGAAAGAGTTTCTCCAGGTCGGTCCCGTTCAGCTGGGTTGGCTCTGGTCCGGCCTCGGGGTCGGTATGCTGGCTGTGTCCACCTGGCTCGCCTGGCGATATCACGGAGATCTGCATAGCCGCTTGCGTCTCATCGTCCGTGGGATGACGGTGGGGGGCCTGGCGGTCTGCAGTCTTAGTCTGCTCGAAACACCGCTGGTCGCTGCTGCGGTGGTCATTGTTGTCGGAGGCAGCACGGCGGTCATGAATCCCGTTGTGTGGACCCTGCTGCAGGAGGCCACCCCAGCACACCTCATGGGACGTGTGCTCACGACGTTCAGCACGGGATCGATGGCCGCTGCTATGGCCGGCATGACCGGATTTGGGTGGATTGCCGACGCCGTCGGCCCGGCGCAAAGCCTTATCGGACTTGGTCTGGTTCTGTTGCTCACGGCAGCCGTGGCGCTCCGGTTTATGCGTCAAGCAGTCACTTGCTTCTCCGCTTAA
- a CDS encoding hemolysin family protein: MDILILLGLIGLSAIISTAEIGFFSVNETRLKALAQNGSKRAAKALQLRSDPQKLLSTILVGDRLVSTATPMLATFITLNAYGGKSVFEEAIAVMVGILTFVLLVSVDVIPKTLAAKFSVPVTLNMAYPIYWVQVMLRPLLFLIVPLIYSLTGGKGLTLPLVTEEELKIMLDQGGKAGEIESEEVKMIKNVFQLKDITAEDAMTPRIYVFSLDGNLRLSEAQELLYNSKYSRIPLFDGMLDNITGILYKAKALTELAKGKTDLRLRDIAHPPLFVPAGKTADDLMKQFQQEKRHMGVVVNEFGGVMGLVTLEDLLEEVVGEIVDETDITEELIKRIGKNQILVHGRTEVRKVNDFLKVELGDEALTIGGLIQENLGRIPRAGEELRIENCRLVVHEADPRSIRSVQIFKVEKVPVPVEASV; encoded by the coding sequence ATGGACATCCTCATCCTTTTAGGATTGATAGGGTTATCCGCTATTATTTCAACGGCCGAGATCGGTTTCTTCTCGGTCAACGAAACTCGCCTGAAAGCCTTAGCGCAGAACGGCAGCAAACGGGCAGCCAAAGCCCTTCAATTGAGGAGCGACCCCCAAAAGCTCCTCTCGACCATTCTGGTAGGTGACCGCCTCGTCAGCACTGCGACACCTATGTTGGCCACCTTCATCACATTGAATGCCTACGGGGGCAAGAGTGTATTCGAAGAAGCGATCGCGGTCATGGTCGGTATCTTGACCTTTGTTCTCTTAGTGTCAGTGGATGTCATCCCAAAGACTCTAGCGGCAAAGTTCTCCGTACCCGTCACGCTGAACATGGCCTACCCTATCTATTGGGTCCAGGTCATGTTGAGGCCTCTGCTTTTTCTGATCGTCCCCCTGATCTACAGTTTGACGGGGGGAAAGGGGTTGACGCTTCCCTTGGTGACTGAGGAAGAGCTGAAAATCATGCTGGACCAAGGGGGAAAAGCCGGGGAAATAGAATCGGAAGAAGTCAAAATGATCAAGAACGTGTTTCAACTGAAGGATATTACGGCGGAAGATGCGATGACGCCGCGCATCTATGTGTTTTCTCTCGATGGGAACCTTCGACTCAGTGAAGCACAAGAGCTGCTCTATAATTCCAAGTATTCCAGAATCCCGCTCTTTGACGGCATGCTCGATAACATCACGGGGATTCTCTACAAGGCGAAGGCGCTGACTGAGTTGGCCAAAGGGAAAACCGATTTGCGCCTTCGGGATATCGCCCATCCTCCGCTCTTCGTCCCGGCAGGGAAAACGGCGGACGACTTAATGAAGCAGTTCCAGCAGGAAAAGCGGCATATGGGAGTCGTCGTCAACGAATTCGGTGGCGTCATGGGGTTGGTGACGCTCGAAGATCTCCTCGAGGAAGTCGTGGGTGAGATCGTCGATGAAACGGATATCACGGAAGAACTCATCAAACGCATCGGAAAGAACCAAATCCTGGTCCATGGACGGACGGAAGTTCGAAAGGTGAACGACTTCTTGAAAGTCGAGCTTGGCGATGAAGCCCTGACAATCGGAGGGCTGATCCAGGAAAATCTTGGTCGCATTCCTCGGGCAGGAGAAGAACTCCGCATCGAGAATTGCCGTCTGGTGGTCCATGAGGCGGACCCGCGATCGATACGAAGCGTACAAATTTTCAAAGTCGAAAAAGTGCCTGTCCCGGTCGAAGCCTCGGTGTGA
- the ligA gene encoding NAD-dependent DNA ligase LigA yields MRKDSLYDDAPSSSRATRSEQERLAQLKDQIRHHDYLYYVKDHPQISDGEYDRLFQDLVALELAYPELVTPDSPTQRVGAPPLDELGKVQHERPMLSLDSLVNSEEVLAFDQRMKRELSTDQVEYTVEPKFDGLSVEIVYDHGTFVRGSTRGDGNVGEDITINLRTIRSLPLQLQAGTYPDHLAVRGEVYMRLSDFHALNRRMTERGDDAFANPRNAAAGSLRQLDSQITASRPLVVTCYEVMAMTGSHPLSHWAELEMLAACGLPVPTLRRRCETIDQVLAFHRETAEHRENLPYEIDGVVVKVDRADWQARLGMKSRSPRWAIAFKFAPRKEITEVHDIAISVGRTGTLTPLALLKPVEVGGVTISRATLHNADEVARKDIRIGDRVRVERAGDVIPAIAERIPVSNEVRSDPFHMPSHCPICGSAVAREGAYFYCTGQAACPAQLKGAIEHFASKAALNIDGLGKKTVAQLVDHGLVKNLSDLYRLRPEQLLELEGFAERSSTLLLDAITRSKNVSLDRFLMGLGIRQVGRHVAKVLAKEFGSLDAIMSADRDRFQEIREIGPEISESLVSYFQENSNRRVIDQLHALGLSIIDTPSSQNRAALLFSGKSFVFTGGLMRLTRDEAKALVERLGATVSSSVSKKTSYVVAGTDPGSKLDLAAELGVTVLDEKAFLDLIEQQRES; encoded by the coding sequence ATGCGAAAGGATTCACTCTATGACGACGCTCCGTCCTCTTCCAGAGCCACTCGCTCGGAGCAAGAGCGGCTCGCTCAACTGAAGGACCAGATCAGGCATCACGATTATCTCTACTACGTCAAGGACCACCCTCAGATCTCCGATGGGGAGTACGATCGGTTGTTCCAAGATTTGGTCGCCCTCGAACTGGCTTACCCGGAGCTGGTCACCCCCGATTCCCCGACACAGCGCGTCGGTGCCCCTCCTCTGGACGAACTCGGCAAGGTACAACACGAACGGCCCATGTTGAGCCTTGATTCCTTGGTGAATTCTGAGGAGGTTCTGGCCTTCGACCAGCGGATGAAACGGGAGCTGAGCACGGATCAAGTCGAGTACACGGTCGAGCCAAAATTCGACGGTCTGTCGGTTGAAATAGTCTACGACCACGGGACGTTTGTTCGTGGTTCAACCCGTGGGGATGGCAATGTCGGCGAGGATATCACCATTAATCTTCGCACAATTCGATCGCTACCTCTACAGTTGCAGGCCGGCACGTACCCGGATCATCTAGCCGTGCGTGGCGAAGTGTACATGCGTCTCTCCGACTTTCATGCGCTCAACCGCCGAATGACCGAACGGGGGGACGACGCCTTTGCAAACCCACGCAACGCCGCCGCCGGCTCTCTTCGACAACTCGATTCGCAAATTACCGCCTCTCGGCCCCTTGTCGTCACTTGCTATGAAGTGATGGCGATGACCGGAAGCCATCCCCTGTCGCACTGGGCCGAATTGGAAATGTTGGCTGCCTGTGGACTTCCGGTCCCTACCCTTCGCCGACGATGCGAGACCATCGACCAGGTCCTGGCATTTCACCGGGAAACGGCAGAGCATCGCGAGAATCTCCCCTATGAAATTGATGGGGTCGTGGTGAAAGTCGATCGTGCGGATTGGCAGGCGCGACTTGGAATGAAATCCAGAAGCCCTCGTTGGGCCATCGCGTTCAAGTTTGCTCCTCGGAAGGAAATCACGGAGGTACATGACATTGCCATCTCCGTCGGCCGGACCGGAACCTTGACTCCTCTCGCCCTACTGAAGCCGGTGGAGGTGGGCGGGGTTACCATCAGCCGAGCAACCCTACACAATGCCGATGAGGTGGCTAGAAAGGACATCCGCATAGGCGACAGGGTGCGAGTCGAGCGCGCAGGGGATGTCATTCCAGCGATCGCTGAGCGTATCCCCGTCTCGAATGAAGTCAGGTCAGACCCTTTCCATATGCCGTCTCACTGTCCGATATGCGGTTCTGCCGTGGCAAGAGAGGGTGCCTACTTCTACTGCACAGGCCAAGCCGCCTGTCCAGCCCAACTGAAAGGCGCCATTGAACACTTCGCGTCCAAGGCCGCGCTCAATATCGACGGACTGGGTAAGAAAACGGTTGCTCAATTGGTCGACCACGGCCTTGTGAAGAATCTCTCCGACCTGTATCGGCTGAGGCCTGAACAACTTCTTGAGCTCGAGGGTTTTGCGGAACGATCGTCGACCCTTCTCCTTGACGCCATCACTCGGAGCAAAAACGTCTCGCTCGACCGATTTTTGATGGGCCTGGGAATCCGGCAAGTAGGGCGACACGTCGCAAAAGTGCTCGCGAAAGAGTTCGGCTCTCTTGATGCCATCATGTCGGCTGACCGTGACCGTTTTCAAGAAATCCGAGAGATCGGTCCCGAAATCTCCGAAAGTTTGGTCTCCTACTTCCAAGAAAACTCGAACCGACGGGTCATCGACCAACTGCACGCCCTGGGCCTGTCGATCATCGACACGCCCTCATCTCAGAATCGGGCAGCGTTGCTTTTCTCGGGTAAGAGCTTCGTGTTCACCGGTGGATTGATGCGGCTGACGAGGGATGAGGCCAAGGCGTTGGTCGAACGGTTGGGCGCCACTGTGTCCTCCAGCGTCAGCAAGAAGACAAGCTACGTCGTAGCCGGCACAGACCCTGGCTCTAAACTCGATCTGGCTGCAGAATTAGGGGTGACGGTCCTTGACGAGAAGGCCTTCCTGGACTTGATAGAGCAACAGAGGGAGAGTTAG
- a CDS encoding LysM peptidoglycan-binding domain-containing protein: protein MQKGEQQGCERVRRIPLVGVLLCTGLLVSGCVVLEEKYNAEKARSLNFQRLLAQEEKRTAELDSEIRHTKAELAEYEARNRELSTQVQMTREQMARLQEETEAIREATLLERKALEDMQRKGHSPSAKPKKAEPPKAASGGRGGAILPDKGMVAVTEPPPPSKVAAGTVHVVKPGETLFSISKRYGIEVDKLKKLNNLPDDIVEIGQKLQVGAE from the coding sequence ATGCAGAAGGGAGAGCAGCAGGGCTGTGAGCGTGTGCGGAGGATTCCTTTAGTGGGAGTACTGCTCTGTACTGGTTTGCTGGTCAGTGGGTGTGTCGTGTTAGAGGAAAAGTACAACGCAGAAAAAGCCAGAAGTCTGAATTTTCAACGCCTGCTCGCTCAGGAAGAAAAGCGGACGGCTGAGCTCGACAGCGAAATCAGGCATACCAAGGCTGAACTGGCTGAATATGAGGCGAGGAATCGTGAGCTGTCTACTCAGGTGCAAATGACACGAGAGCAGATGGCACGGCTCCAAGAAGAGACCGAAGCGATCCGGGAAGCGACCCTGCTGGAACGAAAAGCCTTGGAGGATATGCAGCGGAAAGGCCATTCTCCTTCAGCCAAACCGAAAAAAGCTGAACCGCCGAAAGCTGCTTCCGGCGGTCGTGGGGGAGCCATTCTGCCGGACAAGGGGATGGTGGCTGTGACCGAGCCGCCTCCTCCGTCTAAGGTAGCAGCGGGAACTGTGCATGTGGTGAAGCCTGGGGAAACCCTGTTCAGCATCAGCAAGCGGTATGGAATTGAGGTCGATAAGCTGAAGAAGCTGAATAATCTGCCGGATGACATCGTCGAGATCGGACAGAAGCTCCAGGTAGGAGCAGAGTAA
- the trpE gene encoding anthranilate synthase component I produces the protein MRTATYSLTLDEFRSYAKQGNLIPLFREVLADHDTPVSAFDKIDHGPSAYLLESIQGGEKWARYSFLGSGSPLVIYEDRGDLCLKKGSECRRIPSRGAPLDRLHEIMETYRTVTVPDLPRFVGGAVGYLGYDIVKTFEDLPSRGKDRLDPPEFAFLLTETLLIFDNVSQKIKVVANAHVKSTSDRDVRAAYREATDRIEEMIARIRRPLRRVRPKRRRAPIRFTANMSRADFEKMVSRAKEYISAGDIFQCVLSQRWETNLQASPFQLYRALRLVNPSPYMYYLRLAGVELVGSSPEILVRCEDGLVSVRPIAGTRRRGATLDEDSELERRLLADAKERAEHIMLVDLGRNDVGRVAEQGSVQVESLMNVERYSHVMHMVSNVTGKLRANRTVYDVLKACFPAGTVSGAPKIRAMEIIEELEPTRRGPYAGAVGYVGFSGNMDMCINIRTVVVSRHRAFIQAGAGIVADSNPEHEYEETCNKARAMMKAIELAEQGLE, from the coding sequence ATGCGAACCGCGACCTATTCACTCACGCTGGATGAGTTTCGCTCGTACGCAAAGCAGGGCAATCTCATTCCGTTATTCCGTGAAGTCTTGGCGGACCATGATACTCCGGTCTCAGCCTTTGACAAGATCGACCACGGTCCTTCGGCCTATCTGTTGGAAAGTATTCAAGGGGGAGAAAAGTGGGCCAGATACTCATTTCTTGGGAGTGGGTCTCCGCTCGTCATCTACGAAGATCGTGGCGATCTTTGCCTGAAGAAGGGCTCGGAGTGCCGTCGGATCCCTAGTCGAGGAGCGCCACTGGACCGTCTCCATGAAATCATGGAGACCTATCGCACCGTGACCGTTCCGGATTTGCCTCGCTTCGTGGGTGGAGCCGTCGGTTACCTCGGCTATGACATCGTCAAGACATTTGAGGATCTTCCTTCTCGCGGAAAGGACCGCCTCGATCCACCGGAGTTTGCCTTTCTCCTGACGGAGACGCTGCTCATTTTCGATAACGTCTCGCAGAAAATCAAAGTCGTGGCTAATGCGCACGTGAAGTCAACATCGGACAGGGACGTTCGCGCCGCCTATCGTGAAGCGACAGACAGGATTGAAGAGATGATTGCGAGAATCCGGCGGCCTCTGAGGCGTGTCAGGCCGAAGCGTCGCCGCGCTCCAATTCGGTTTACCGCAAACATGAGCAGGGCGGATTTTGAGAAAATGGTGTCTCGCGCCAAGGAATACATCAGTGCCGGGGATATCTTTCAGTGCGTCCTGTCGCAGCGATGGGAAACGAATCTCCAGGCTTCCCCGTTTCAACTCTATAGGGCCTTGCGACTCGTGAATCCGTCGCCGTACATGTATTACCTCAGGCTGGCTGGTGTTGAACTTGTGGGCTCGTCTCCCGAAATTCTTGTGCGTTGTGAGGACGGGCTTGTCTCGGTACGCCCCATTGCCGGCACCAGACGGCGTGGCGCGACGTTGGATGAGGACTCGGAGTTAGAACGCCGTCTCCTTGCCGATGCCAAGGAACGGGCTGAACATATCATGTTGGTGGACCTCGGACGCAACGATGTTGGCCGTGTGGCTGAACAGGGGTCCGTCCAGGTCGAGTCATTGATGAATGTCGAGCGATACTCGCACGTCATGCATATGGTCTCGAATGTCACAGGCAAGCTGCGTGCGAACCGGACGGTATATGATGTGCTGAAGGCCTGCTTCCCCGCCGGTACCGTGTCCGGTGCCCCTAAGATCAGAGCGATGGAAATCATCGAGGAACTTGAGCCGACCAGGCGCGGACCCTACGCCGGCGCCGTCGGCTATGTCGGGTTTTCAGGGAATATGGATATGTGCATCAATATCCGCACGGTCGTTGTCTCTCGGCATCGGGCCTTCATCCAGGCCGGCGCTGGCATCGTCGCCGACTCGAACCCAGAACATGAGTACGAAGAAACCTGCAATAAGGCCCGCGCCATGATGAAGGCGATCGAACTGGCGGAACAGGGGTTGGAATAG
- a CDS encoding isocitrate/isopropylmalate family dehydrogenase, with protein sequence MPNSIVVLHGDQTGEELLAQALRVLDPDVIGLRVSFQHFDLSLGNRRATHNRVVEEAAAAMAAAGYGLKAATITPETTGDVGSPNTIVRERINGSVIVRTGRRIPGITPVGGIHGPIAVIRMAVGGAYGAKEWREGEGLQEVAYRTERITRWHCRAVAEYAFHHAEKLIAKVFGGPKYTVSPIYEGLLKEEMDAAARRHPNIRYEPQLIDATYALLLAHSGEALVIPALNRDGDCLSDLVLQLFGSIAGSESLLLSLDQDWRVRVVMSEAPHGTAPMLFGKNLANPMAMILAGASALSYMGKPEAVVARAVENSVFEVVSDGIRTVDLQGRATTTEFTDEVIRRVRKKLE encoded by the coding sequence ATGCCCAACTCCATCGTCGTGCTCCACGGGGACCAGACCGGAGAAGAACTCCTGGCTCAGGCGCTCCGGGTCCTTGATCCTGACGTTATCGGCCTCAGAGTCAGCTTCCAGCATTTCGATTTGAGCCTCGGCAATCGACGCGCGACCCACAACCGGGTCGTCGAAGAGGCCGCTGCTGCCATGGCGGCGGCTGGTTATGGATTGAAAGCCGCCACGATCACTCCCGAAACGACAGGAGACGTCGGCAGCCCGAACACGATCGTGCGTGAGCGAATCAACGGGAGCGTCATTGTCCGCACCGGGCGACGCATTCCGGGAATCACTCCCGTCGGTGGCATCCACGGACCGATTGCGGTGATTCGTATGGCCGTCGGTGGGGCATATGGGGCAAAGGAATGGCGCGAAGGAGAAGGGCTCCAGGAAGTAGCCTATCGGACGGAACGGATAACGCGGTGGCACTGCCGTGCGGTCGCTGAATATGCATTCCATCACGCTGAGAAGCTCATTGCCAAAGTCTTCGGCGGTCCCAAATACACCGTCAGCCCGATTTACGAAGGCCTGCTGAAGGAGGAGATGGACGCCGCAGCCCGCCGTCACCCCAACATCCGTTACGAGCCTCAATTGATTGATGCAACGTATGCACTGCTGCTGGCTCATTCCGGTGAGGCGCTCGTCATCCCCGCTCTGAATCGGGATGGCGACTGCCTAAGCGACCTGGTCTTGCAACTGTTCGGTTCCATCGCCGGATCGGAATCGCTTCTTCTCAGCCTAGACCAGGACTGGCGTGTCCGTGTCGTCATGTCGGAAGCCCCGCACGGTACGGCGCCCATGCTGTTCGGCAAGAACCTCGCCAACCCCATGGCTATGATTCTGGCTGGCGCCTCAGCGCTTTCCTATATGGGCAAACCGGAAGCCGTCGTTGCACGTGCCGTTGAAAACTCAGTCTTCGAGGTGGTCTCGGACGGCATACGGACAGTCGATCTACAGGGACGGGCGACAACCACGGAATTTACAGACGAAGTGATTCGCCGTGTCAGGAAGAAGCTGGAGTAG
- a CDS encoding aminodeoxychorismate/anthranilate synthase component II — MLLVIDNYDSFTYNLVQYLGELGEDVQVYRNDKITLAQIEELRPSRLVISPGPCTPKEAGISVEAVRRFGGKIPILGVCLGHQSMAVAYGGEVIRAPRLMHGKTSQIKHDGKTIFQSLPNPFEATRYHSLIVNRVNLPDCCVISAETAEGEIMGLRHKTLGVEGVQFHPESILTTVGKDLLRNFLKL; from the coding sequence ATGCTCCTCGTCATCGATAACTACGACTCCTTCACCTACAACCTTGTTCAGTATCTCGGAGAATTAGGGGAGGATGTGCAAGTCTACCGAAACGACAAGATTACGCTCGCCCAGATCGAGGAATTGCGTCCGAGCCGTCTCGTGATTTCGCCGGGACCCTGCACGCCGAAAGAAGCCGGTATTTCAGTCGAGGCAGTTCGACGGTTCGGAGGGAAGATTCCCATTCTCGGCGTCTGTTTGGGGCATCAGTCGATGGCCGTCGCCTACGGAGGAGAAGTCATCCGTGCCCCCCGCTTGATGCATGGAAAGACGTCACAGATCAAGCACGACGGCAAGACGATCTTTCAATCGTTACCCAATCCATTTGAAGCGACACGCTATCATTCTCTCATCGTGAATCGGGTCAATCTTCCCGATTGTTGCGTGATTTCCGCCGAGACCGCCGAGGGTGAAATCATGGGGCTCCGCCATAAAACACTTGGCGTGGAAGGGGTTCAATTCCACCCCGAATCGATTCTGACGACTGTCGGAAAAGATCTGCTCCGCAACTTCCTAAAACTCTAA
- the trpD gene encoding anthranilate phosphoribosyltransferase, with the protein MIKDALAKLADRTDLSTQEAETVMLEIMDGAATSAQMAAYLMGLRQKGETVAEIVGSVTAMRSRATRIMVGSRIVVDTCGTGGDGAETFNISTTAAFVVAGAGIVVAKHGNRSVSSRSGSADVLNMLGVKIDLDPGRVADCIDEVGIGFLFAPLYHGAMKQCAGVRHEMGIRTILNVLGPLANPAGATHQVLGVYDAKWTDILGRVLLELGSQHCFVIHGLDGLDEITLSDRTKVSEGKGGVVSSYFVSPEEFEIRRTARKEIVGGSPEENARMTKEVLQGRKGPRRDIVCLNAAPAMVVGQKAKTLKDGFRLAQQAIDSGAAAEKLDRLVAFTKRA; encoded by the coding sequence ATGATCAAAGACGCGCTTGCCAAATTGGCCGACCGAACCGACCTTTCCACGCAAGAGGCCGAGACGGTCATGCTGGAGATCATGGACGGAGCTGCAACCTCGGCTCAGATGGCCGCCTATCTCATGGGACTCAGGCAAAAAGGTGAAACAGTCGCTGAAATCGTCGGTTCGGTTACTGCTATGCGATCGCGAGCGACCAGAATCATGGTCGGGTCGCGGATCGTTGTCGATACCTGCGGAACTGGTGGGGATGGGGCCGAGACGTTCAATATCTCCACGACCGCGGCATTCGTGGTCGCAGGGGCCGGCATTGTCGTGGCTAAGCACGGGAATCGTTCCGTTTCGTCTCGATCCGGTAGCGCGGATGTTCTGAACATGCTCGGTGTGAAGATCGACCTCGATCCGGGCCGCGTGGCAGATTGTATCGACGAAGTCGGTATCGGGTTTTTGTTTGCGCCGCTCTATCACGGTGCTATGAAACAGTGTGCCGGTGTCCGACATGAGATGGGAATCAGGACCATTCTGAACGTGCTTGGCCCACTGGCGAATCCGGCAGGCGCCACGCATCAAGTGCTGGGAGTCTATGATGCGAAGTGGACGGATATCCTCGGGCGGGTTCTCTTGGAACTCGGATCGCAACATTGCTTCGTGATTCATGGTTTGGATGGTTTGGACGAGATCACCTTGTCTGACCGGACGAAAGTATCCGAAGGGAAAGGTGGGGTGGTGTCGAGCTATTTTGTTTCGCCGGAGGAGTTCGAGATCCGGCGTACGGCGCGAAAGGAAATCGTCGGCGGCTCGCCGGAGGAAAATGCACGGATGACGAAGGAAGTTCTCCAGGGCCGGAAGGGTCCGAGACGGGACATCGTCTGTTTGAACGCCGCGCCTGCGATGGTCGTCGGCCAAAAAGCGAAAACACTCAAAGACGGATTCCGTCTTGCGCAACAAGCGATCGACTCGGGCGCTGCCGCAGAGAAGCTGGATCGGCTCGTTGCCTTTACCAAGAGAGCATGA
- the trpC gene encoding indole-3-glycerol phosphate synthase TrpC: MILDRILEHKRAELRHKQSRSYLSDLKAAIRDAPPALGFAVTLDATKPPTSPALIAEIKKASPSLGLLREEFSEQFDYLGLARTYHEQGASAVSVLTDKEFFQGDLRYLEEIKRALPLPALNKEFMVGDVQFYEARAHGADAVLLIVAALERRQLMDFHALASELGMDSLFETHHERELDRVLEWIPTARMIGINNRDLNTFTTDLNVTFRLAKRIPSDKLIISESGIHDRDAVTKLTEAGVHAMLIGESLIRAEHTTDKIRELLGLAVGGERGA, translated from the coding sequence ATGATTCTCGATCGTATCCTTGAGCATAAGCGAGCTGAACTCAGACACAAACAGAGCCGTTCCTATCTGTCCGACCTCAAGGCGGCGATCCGGGATGCCCCGCCGGCTCTTGGGTTTGCCGTCACTCTGGATGCGACAAAGCCCCCCACCAGTCCGGCCTTGATCGCGGAAATCAAGAAAGCGTCGCCGAGCCTGGGACTTTTGCGGGAAGAATTTTCTGAACAGTTCGATTATCTGGGGCTTGCCCGTACATACCATGAGCAGGGCGCATCGGCAGTTTCTGTCTTGACCGACAAGGAATTTTTCCAGGGAGACCTTCGGTATCTTGAAGAGATCAAGCGCGCGCTCCCGCTCCCGGCGCTCAATAAGGAATTCATGGTCGGTGACGTGCAGTTCTATGAAGCGCGGGCCCACGGTGCCGATGCCGTGTTACTGATCGTGGCGGCGCTGGAAAGGAGACAACTCATGGACTTCCACGCGTTGGCTTCTGAACTTGGGATGGACAGCCTGTTTGAAACTCATCACGAGAGAGAGTTGGATAGGGTCCTGGAGTGGATTCCCACCGCGAGGATGATTGGGATCAACAATCGGGATCTGAACACGTTCACGACCGACCTCAATGTGACCTTCCGGTTGGCGAAGAGAATTCCTTCCGACAAACTGATCATTAGCGAGAGCGGAATTCACGATCGCGATGCCGTGACAAAACTGACGGAGGCCGGTGTGCACGCCATGTTGATCGGAGAGTCGCTCATTCGTGCCGAACACACGACGGACAAAATCCGAGAGTTACTCGGCCTCGCTGTGGGCGGGGAGAGGGGCGCCTGA